In one Sesamum indicum cultivar Zhongzhi No. 13 linkage group LG12, S_indicum_v1.0, whole genome shotgun sequence genomic region, the following are encoded:
- the LOC105175720 gene encoding PLASMODESMATA CALLOSE-BINDING PROTEIN 3, translated as MGARTLQHAMFFLLCVSVISDASNSEKTSSKAIKESKKLDYQENEMLFPPLTVTTQRDTAPGNVPIVNPTTPGTSPIVNPTSPPPPTTTGPNPTTPTTSGGAWCVANPTASQTALQVALDYACGYGGADCSAIQPSGACYEPNTVRDHASYAFNDYYQKNPIPTSCVFGGTAQLTNTDPSHGNCKYASSTSTPTITPPSTPTVPMTPPSTTTPVNPYSPGGNGYGSEPGTGYDYGSGPTG; from the exons ATGGGTGCCAGAACACTTCAGCATGCCATGTTCTTTCTCCTCTGTGTTTCCGTTATCTCAg ATGCAAGCAATTCAGAAAAAACGTCCTCAAAAGCAatcaaagaaagcaaaaaactGGACTATCAAGAAAACGAAATGCTCTTCCCCCCTCTCACAGTTACCACCCAAAGAGATACGGCTCCAGGAAACGTTCCTATTGTGAATCCAACAACCCCAGGTACATCTCCTATCGTAAATCCAACCAGCCCACCGCCGCCAACCACCACAGGGCCAAACCCAACCACCCCCACAACATCTGGTGGGGCTTGGTGCGTAGCCAATCCCACTGCTTCCCAGACTGCTCTACAGGTAGCTCTGGACTATGCGTGTGGCTATGGAGGAGCAGATTGTTCAGCAATTCAACCCAGTGGAGCTTGCTATGAACCAAACACAGTTCGTGACCATGCCTCTTATGCTTTCAACGACTACTACCAGAAGAACCCAATTCCCACAAGCTGTGTTTTTGGAGGAACAGCGCAGCTCACTAACACCGACCCAA GCCATGGGAACTGTAAATATGCATCATCCACCAGCACTCCGACAATAACACCCCCATCAACACCCACAGTTCCAATGACACCACCCAG CACAACTACGCCAGTCAATCCTTACTCACCAGGAGGAAATGGTTATGGTTCAGAACCAGGGACAGGGTATGATTATGGTTCTGGACCAACGGGT
- the LOC105175669 gene encoding carboxyl-terminal-processing peptidase 1, chloroplastic isoform X1, giving the protein MMRLLLCNSSPSPSSLPPLLPPKSVSVSRPLNNITRSPEPNYTQKTVSITQALSTTLLTAALSLGIFFASPSEVISLELSAPQEELNCREDENYENDKVAADVVTNEEIVEEAWQIVNDSFLDTGRQRWSPDHWLKKKGDILGTSIQTRSRAHEIIRRMLASLGDPYTRFLSPAEFSKMARYDMTGIGINLREIPDDNGVMKLKVLGLILDGPAHSAGVRQGDELLSINGVDVKGKSAFEASSMLQGPSETFVNVMVKHGNCGPVQSIRVQRQSIAKSPVFYRLEQVKNSSSPVGYVRLKEFNALARKDMLTAMKRLQDMGASYFVLDLRDNLGGLVQAGIEIAKLFLNKGETVTYTVGRDPLSVKNIVAETSPLFSAPIIVLVNKNTASASEIVATALHDNCKAVLVGERTYGKGLIQSVFELNDGSGVVVTIGKYVTPKHMDINGNGVDPDFRNLPAWNEVTRYLSTCQRPQEG; this is encoded by the exons ATGATGAGGCTGCTTCTCTGCAATTCTTCGCCATCACCTTCCTCACTACCGCCGCTGCTTCCGCCGAAATCTGTTTCAGTCAGTCGTCCACTCAATAACATCACTCGCTCTCCCGAGCCAAATTATACACAGAAAACTGTGTCCATTACTCAAGCCCTGAGTACGACTCTACTTACCGCAGCACTCTCCTTGGGAATTTTCTTCGCATCTCCTTCTGAAGTAATCTCACTGGAATTGAGTGCTCCGCAAGAGGAATTGAATTGCCGCGAAGATGAAAACTACGAGAATGATAAAGTGGCGGCGGACGTGGTGACGAATGAGGAGATCGTGGAAGAGGCTTGGCAGATTGTGAATGATAGTTTTCTCGATACTGGTCGGCAGCGTTGGTCTCCTGATCACTGGCTt AAAAAGAAGGGAGATATATTAGGAACCTCGATTCAGACAAGATCAAGAGCTCATGAGATCATTAGGCGAATGTTAGCGAGTTTAGGTGACCCTTACACTCGATTTCTTTCACCTGCTGAG TTCTCCAAGATGGCAAGGTACGATATGACTGGAATTGGGATAAACCTAAGAGAAATTCCAGATGATAATGGGGTGATGAAATTGAAGGTGTTAGGCCTTATTTTGGATGGTCCTGCCCACTCTGCAGGTGTCAGACAG GGTGATGAACTACTGTCCATCAATGGTGTGGATGTGAAAGGAAAATCAGCATTTGAAGCGTCATCCATGTTACAAGGACCAAGTGAAACATTTGTCAACGTCATG GTCAAGCATGGGAATTGTGGGCCTGTACAATCCATAAGGGTTCAGAGGCAATCTATTGCTAAGTCTCCAGTTTTTTACCGATTGGAGCAGGTTAAAAATAGTTCAAGTCCTGTTGGCTATGTGCGCCTAAAAGAGTTCAATGCTTTGGCCAGGAAAGATATGCTTACAG CAATGAAAAGACTTCAAGATATGGGCGCGTCTTACTTTGTCCTCGATCTTAGAGATAATCTTGGTGGACTGGTGCAG GCTGGAATTGAAATTGCTAAACTCTTCCTCAATAAAGGGGAAACA GTAACTTACACAGTTGGTAGGGATCCACTGTCTGTGAAAAATATTGTTGCTGAAACTTCACCTCTATTTAGTGCTCCTATTATT GTTTTGGTGAACAAAAATACTGCTAGTGCCAGTGAAATT GTTGCTACTGCTCTTCATGATAACTGTAAAGCCGTCCTTGTCGGTGAAAGGACATATGGAAAG GGTTTGATTCAATCTGTATTTGAGCTTAACGACGGGTCTGGCGTGGTGGTCACCATTGGGAAGTATGTTACGCCAAAGCATATGGACATTAATGGCAATGGAGTTGATCCCGATTTTCGCAATTTACCTG CCTGGAATGAAGTCACCAGATACCTGTCCACATGCCAGAGGCCACAAGAAGGATAA
- the LOC105175669 gene encoding carboxyl-terminal-processing peptidase 1, chloroplastic isoform X3 yields the protein MCWLHHEQKFSKMARYDMTGIGINLREIPDDNGVMKLKVLGLILDGPAHSAGVRQGDELLSINGVDVKGKSAFEASSMLQGPSETFVNVMVKHGNCGPVQSIRVQRQSIAKSPVFYRLEQVKNSSSPVGYVRLKEFNALARKDMLTAMKRLQDMGASYFVLDLRDNLGGLVQAGIEIAKLFLNKGETVTYTVGRDPLSVKNIVAETSPLFSAPIIVLVNKNTASASEIVATALHDNCKAVLVGERTYGKGLIQSVFELNDGSGVVVTIGKYVTPKHMDINGNGVDPDFRNLPAWNEVTRYLSTCQRPQEG from the exons ATGTGTTGGTTGCATCATGAACAAAAGTTCTCCAAGATGGCAAGGTACGATATGACTGGAATTGGGATAAACCTAAGAGAAATTCCAGATGATAATGGGGTGATGAAATTGAAGGTGTTAGGCCTTATTTTGGATGGTCCTGCCCACTCTGCAGGTGTCAGACAG GGTGATGAACTACTGTCCATCAATGGTGTGGATGTGAAAGGAAAATCAGCATTTGAAGCGTCATCCATGTTACAAGGACCAAGTGAAACATTTGTCAACGTCATG GTCAAGCATGGGAATTGTGGGCCTGTACAATCCATAAGGGTTCAGAGGCAATCTATTGCTAAGTCTCCAGTTTTTTACCGATTGGAGCAGGTTAAAAATAGTTCAAGTCCTGTTGGCTATGTGCGCCTAAAAGAGTTCAATGCTTTGGCCAGGAAAGATATGCTTACAG CAATGAAAAGACTTCAAGATATGGGCGCGTCTTACTTTGTCCTCGATCTTAGAGATAATCTTGGTGGACTGGTGCAG GCTGGAATTGAAATTGCTAAACTCTTCCTCAATAAAGGGGAAACA GTAACTTACACAGTTGGTAGGGATCCACTGTCTGTGAAAAATATTGTTGCTGAAACTTCACCTCTATTTAGTGCTCCTATTATT GTTTTGGTGAACAAAAATACTGCTAGTGCCAGTGAAATT GTTGCTACTGCTCTTCATGATAACTGTAAAGCCGTCCTTGTCGGTGAAAGGACATATGGAAAG GGTTTGATTCAATCTGTATTTGAGCTTAACGACGGGTCTGGCGTGGTGGTCACCATTGGGAAGTATGTTACGCCAAAGCATATGGACATTAATGGCAATGGAGTTGATCCCGATTTTCGCAATTTACCTG CCTGGAATGAAGTCACCAGATACCTGTCCACATGCCAGAGGCCACAAGAAGGATAA
- the LOC105175669 gene encoding carboxyl-terminal-processing peptidase 1, chloroplastic isoform X2, whose product MLASLGDPYTRFLSPAEFSKMARYDMTGIGINLREIPDDNGVMKLKVLGLILDGPAHSAGVRQGDELLSINGVDVKGKSAFEASSMLQGPSETFVNVMVKHGNCGPVQSIRVQRQSIAKSPVFYRLEQVKNSSSPVGYVRLKEFNALARKDMLTAMKRLQDMGASYFVLDLRDNLGGLVQAGIEIAKLFLNKGETVTYTVGRDPLSVKNIVAETSPLFSAPIIVLVNKNTASASEIVATALHDNCKAVLVGERTYGKGLIQSVFELNDGSGVVVTIGKYVTPKHMDINGNGVDPDFRNLPAWNEVTRYLSTCQRPQEG is encoded by the exons ATGTTAGCGAGTTTAGGTGACCCTTACACTCGATTTCTTTCACCTGCTGAG TTCTCCAAGATGGCAAGGTACGATATGACTGGAATTGGGATAAACCTAAGAGAAATTCCAGATGATAATGGGGTGATGAAATTGAAGGTGTTAGGCCTTATTTTGGATGGTCCTGCCCACTCTGCAGGTGTCAGACAG GGTGATGAACTACTGTCCATCAATGGTGTGGATGTGAAAGGAAAATCAGCATTTGAAGCGTCATCCATGTTACAAGGACCAAGTGAAACATTTGTCAACGTCATG GTCAAGCATGGGAATTGTGGGCCTGTACAATCCATAAGGGTTCAGAGGCAATCTATTGCTAAGTCTCCAGTTTTTTACCGATTGGAGCAGGTTAAAAATAGTTCAAGTCCTGTTGGCTATGTGCGCCTAAAAGAGTTCAATGCTTTGGCCAGGAAAGATATGCTTACAG CAATGAAAAGACTTCAAGATATGGGCGCGTCTTACTTTGTCCTCGATCTTAGAGATAATCTTGGTGGACTGGTGCAG GCTGGAATTGAAATTGCTAAACTCTTCCTCAATAAAGGGGAAACA GTAACTTACACAGTTGGTAGGGATCCACTGTCTGTGAAAAATATTGTTGCTGAAACTTCACCTCTATTTAGTGCTCCTATTATT GTTTTGGTGAACAAAAATACTGCTAGTGCCAGTGAAATT GTTGCTACTGCTCTTCATGATAACTGTAAAGCCGTCCTTGTCGGTGAAAGGACATATGGAAAG GGTTTGATTCAATCTGTATTTGAGCTTAACGACGGGTCTGGCGTGGTGGTCACCATTGGGAAGTATGTTACGCCAAAGCATATGGACATTAATGGCAATGGAGTTGATCCCGATTTTCGCAATTTACCTG CCTGGAATGAAGTCACCAGATACCTGTCCACATGCCAGAGGCCACAAGAAGGATAA